From the genome of Fusobacterium perfoetens, one region includes:
- the pepF gene encoding oligoendopeptidase F encodes MKSRNEIDKKYKWNTEDIYKDWEEWQKDVEEMKSLMKEIPQYENKIENSREDFVKLIKLEEKLSRILEKVYLYPYMLKDLDSTDQLVSEKLQEIEYIYAQFSVATSWISPKILEIPKEKVEKWIDENDEIRDHKFNLMELYRLRTHVLDKDKEKLLSHFSQYMGAVNDIYDELSTSDIVWNEVELSTGEKVQVTNGLYSKILDGNKNQDDRRKAFEALYNSYNVNKNSYAAIYKGILQRDAAGAKAKNYKSTAEKALEPDNIPVKVYENLISSAKENSEPLKKYVEFRKKYLNLDSYHYYDNQIKLADYTKEFSYEEAKDIVLKSVKPLGEDYSRNLEKALGEGWLDVYETPNKRSGAYSLNIYDVHPYMLLNYNGTMDSVFTLAHELGHTLHSMYSTEHQPYATNDYTIFVAEVASTFNERLLLDYMLKTAESREEKIALIEEAIGNIMGTYYIQALFADYEYEAHKLAEEGSPITPDVLSGIMTKLFAEYFGDTLVMDELQKIIWARIPHFFNSPYYVYQYATSFAASSRLYEKVTGKNYSIEEREEARVKYLELLKSGGNNYPIEQLKTAGVNLLEKENFEAVAHEMERLTELLEKELKEL; translated from the coding sequence ATAAAATCAAGAAACGAAATTGATAAAAAATATAAATGGAATACAGAAGATATTTATAAAGACTGGGAAGAATGGCAAAAAGATGTTGAAGAGATGAAAAGTCTTATGAAAGAAATTCCACAATATGAAAATAAGATAGAAAACAGCAGAGAAGATTTTGTAAAACTTATAAAACTTGAAGAAAAACTTTCAAGAATATTGGAAAAAGTATATCTTTATCCATATATGCTTAAAGATCTTGATTCAACAGATCAGCTTGTTTCAGAAAAACTTCAGGAAATAGAATATATTTATGCACAATTCAGTGTTGCAACTTCATGGATAAGCCCAAAAATTTTAGAAATTCCAAAAGAAAAAGTTGAAAAATGGATAGATGAAAATGATGAAATAAGAGATCATAAATTTAATTTAATGGAACTTTACAGATTAAGAACCCATGTTCTTGATAAAGATAAGGAAAAATTACTTTCACATTTTTCTCAATATATGGGAGCTGTAAATGATATTTACGACGAACTTTCTACATCTGATATTGTGTGGAATGAAGTAGAATTATCAACAGGAGAAAAGGTTCAGGTAACAAATGGATTATATTCAAAAATTCTTGATGGAAATAAAAATCAAGATGACAGAAGAAAGGCATTTGAGGCATTATATAATTCGTATAATGTAAATAAAAACAGTTATGCAGCTATATATAAAGGAATACTTCAAAGAGATGCAGCAGGAGCAAAAGCTAAAAATTATAAATCAACAGCAGAAAAAGCTCTTGAGCCAGATAATATTCCAGTAAAAGTTTATGAAAATCTTATAAGTTCAGCAAAAGAAAACAGCGAACCTTTAAAAAAATATGTTGAATTCAGAAAAAAATATTTAAATCTTGATTCGTATCATTATTATGATAACCAAATTAAACTAGCTGATTATACAAAAGAATTTTCTTATGAAGAAGCCAAAGACATTGTTTTAAAATCTGTAAAACCTCTTGGAGAAGATTACAGCAGGAATCTTGAAAAAGCTCTTGGAGAAGGATGGCTTGATGTTTATGAAACACCTAATAAAAGAAGTGGAGCTTACTCTCTTAATATATATGATGTTCACCCATATATGCTTTTAAATTACAATGGAACTATGGACTCTGTATTTACATTAGCACATGAATTAGGACATACTTTACACAGTATGTATTCAACAGAGCATCAGCCTTATGCAACAAATGACTATACAATATTTGTTGCAGAAGTAGCTTCAACTTTCAATGAGAGACTTCTTCTTGACTATATGCTTAAAACAGCAGAAAGCCGTGAAGAAAAAATTGCCCTTATAGAAGAAGCAATAGGAAATATTATGGGAACATATTATATTCAGGCTCTGTTTGCAGATTATGAATATGAGGCACATAAACTTGCAGAAGAAGGAAGTCCAATAACACCAGATGTTTTAAGTGGAATAATGACAAAATTATTTGCAGAATATTTTGGAGATACTCTTGTAATGGATGAACTTCAAAAAATTATATGGGCAAGAATACCTCATTTCTTTAACTCACCTTATTATGTTTATCAGTATGCAACAAGCTTTGCAGCATCATCAAGACTTTATGAAAAAGTAACAGGAAAAAATTACAGTATTGAAGAGAGAGAAGAAGCTCGTGTGAAATATTTAGAACTATTAAAATCAGGAGGAAATAACTATCCTATAGAACAACTTAAAACAGCAGGTGTAAATCTTCTTGAAAAAGAAAATTTTGAAGCAGTAGCTCATGAAATGGAAAGACTTACTGAATTACTTGAAAAAGAATTAAAAGAATTATAG
- a CDS encoding AbgT family transporter — protein sequence MEQKTKKSFFNKFLDFVEVGGNKLPHPVTLFVILSLIIIVVSELCVRAGVTVTYTGFNQKTKVVEEITLAARSLMNAEGLRYIFDTMTPNFTSFAPLGTVLVAMIGVGVAEGTGLIQTVLKKMVMSTPKKLLTAVIVFAGIMSNIASDAGYVVLIPLGAIIFLSVGRHPIAGLAAAFAGVSGGFSANLLIGTIDPLLGGITTESARIFAPDYFVPATANWYFMMFSTIIITFLGTFITEKIVEPRLGEYKGTHDVEHISELSDVEKKGLRWAGISLLIFVAVMAYSTVPANAVFRVNGSLNKFMGNGLLVAIMFFFMIPGIVYGAVTKSIKNDKDVANLMGNSLGTLGGYLALSFAAAQFIVYFSYTNLGTIVAVKGAAFLEATGFTGFPLIVGFILVTAFINLFMGSASAKWAIMAPVFVPMFMKIGFTPEFTQAMYRIGDSSTNIISPLMSYFAFIVAYSQKFGKENGMGTLISTMLPFSMCFLVVWSIVLVIWYFLGLPIGPEIYATMPVL from the coding sequence ATGGAACAAAAAACAAAAAAGAGTTTTTTCAACAAGTTTCTTGACTTTGTTGAAGTAGGAGGAAATAAACTTCCTCACCCTGTAACATTGTTTGTTATTTTATCACTTATCATCATTGTAGTTTCAGAACTTTGTGTAAGAGCAGGAGTAACTGTAACTTATACTGGTTTTAACCAAAAAACTAAAGTTGTAGAAGAAATCACTCTTGCTGCAAGATCACTTATGAACGCTGAAGGTCTTAGATATATCTTTGATACTATGACACCAAACTTTACAAGTTTTGCTCCTCTTGGAACAGTTCTTGTTGCAATGATTGGAGTTGGAGTTGCTGAAGGTACAGGACTTATACAAACAGTTCTTAAGAAAATGGTAATGTCTACACCTAAAAAACTTCTTACTGCTGTTATTGTTTTCGCTGGTATAATGTCAAATATTGCTTCTGATGCTGGATATGTTGTACTTATCCCTCTTGGAGCTATTATATTCCTTTCTGTAGGAAGACACCCAATAGCAGGACTTGCTGCTGCATTTGCTGGAGTATCTGGAGGATTCTCTGCAAACCTTTTAATAGGAACTATTGATCCTCTTCTTGGAGGAATCACTACTGAGTCTGCAAGAATATTTGCACCTGACTATTTCGTTCCTGCAACAGCAAACTGGTATTTCATGATGTTCTCTACTATTATTATTACTTTCCTTGGTACATTTATCACTGAAAAAATAGTTGAACCTAGACTTGGGGAATATAAAGGAACACATGATGTTGAACATATAAGTGAACTTAGCGATGTTGAGAAAAAAGGTCTTAGATGGGCTGGGATTTCTCTTCTTATATTCGTTGCTGTAATGGCTTACTCAACTGTTCCTGCTAATGCTGTATTCAGAGTTAACGGTTCTTTAAATAAATTCATGGGTAACGGACTTCTTGTTGCTATCATGTTCTTCTTTATGATTCCTGGTATTGTTTACGGAGCTGTTACTAAATCTATTAAAAATGATAAAGATGTTGCAAACCTTATGGGTAACTCTTTAGGAACTCTTGGAGGATATCTTGCTCTTTCATTTGCTGCTGCACAGTTCATCGTATATTTCTCTTATACAAATCTTGGAACAATAGTTGCAGTTAAAGGAGCTGCTTTCCTTGAAGCTACAGGATTTACTGGATTCCCTCTTATTGTAGGATTTATTCTTGTAACTGCATTTATAAATCTTTTCATGGGATCTGCTTCTGCTAAATGGGCTATTATGGCACCTGTATTCGTTCCTATGTTTATGAAAATAGGATTTACACCAGAATTTACTCAGGCTATGTACAGAATAGGAGATTCAAGTACAAACATCATTTCTCCTTTAATGTCATACTTTGCATTTATCGTTGCATACTCTCAAAAATTTGGAAAAGAAAATGGAATGGGAACTCTTATCTCTACAATGCTTCCATTCTCAATGTGTTTCCTAGTTGTATGGTCAATCGTTCTTGTAATTTGGTATTTCTTAGGACTTCCAATTGGACCTGAAATTTATGCAACAATGCCTGTTCTTTAA